From the Mercenaria mercenaria strain notata unplaced genomic scaffold, MADL_Memer_1 contig_5047, whole genome shotgun sequence genome, the window acaaacaaaacagaacaacattttctgagggattaacagttaggactttgattgaccTTAACACCTAATTATatcattatcggtaattgttagtTGACGacggtaatttccaataattagacCATGTCATTGTGAACTTTGGATTATCTCGGCTCCATGGTGTGAAACAACGTTagtgaaaaaatgcatattttttgcattttaaatttttgcttgatGAATATTCtgatggaaatatttttgcgattctactgAGAGACCGCAGAAATATTTCCCctgtagaaataacccgctataaaATGCATTCATGTATTGGATATGTCTAAGGTTATCCACATTTTTGGAGTTGTTTCACTTTTACTCTATGTTCTGTGGTGCTTTATTGTTAGTGCCCGTGGTAACTGTCATGCTGGCGTAGGTAGAGGCAAGTTTAAGGTTGCATAGATAGTTGCTGGAGTTAGTCCCAGAGTTGGGATTCGTAGTTGGAGTTGCGGCGGAGCAGGTCTCCATGGCCCAGTTAAGTTTGCTTATAGTACGATGTGACTGTGTGTGAGCCATGGAGGACAAACCATTATGGTCAAGTCCTCTGAAGAAGTTCACAACTGCTGAACAAAACCAGTCAGGGAAGATATGAAGATatctaaccaacaagagagcatgACCTCAAATAGAGTGATCATGcttgaatatatttattaatagaaaaCAATATGAAGAAGTTATATGCTTAGGGAATAATTTCTTGAGGTGGTAGCCCAAGTGAATTTTACATGTAGGTTATGACTGATAATATGACTTTGTGTTAAAGGTAAACTAACACTTTTTTAAAGTGGCATGTATGATGCCAGATTAGTAGGTGAACATGATGTTCACATGTAGTTTTAGAATAAGGGAATTGACACATCCCAATAATGGAATAATTTAGGGGTGTGTTAACATCTGGTGAGTTATTCTGTGTGCCTCCTATTTGAGACAGTGTATATGAATTATGAAAGTGTAACAGTGTTATAAAATTTTGGTTCCTAGGCATCTTTTATGTAAAACAGTAGATCAAgattgtagcactctttcttgttTACTGTATTAATCCGAATGGTATGCTGAtatcagtgagttttggcaagaatttatttgcaaaatcattcatgtagtctttaaaacatacagaaaagctatatactgtgttacccacactgtaaatgtttgatttctgtgttatttcttaagaaatgttaatttcatgtataatcataaccgcctcctcgagggtccaagctgggaaattttttttaaaaagcctgctcgctccatgtaaaatctacctgcctctgaaaaaatcaaaattgagaaaaaaaaattaaataaaaatttcactcgctcgctcctatttttttttttaaattttccgaagaactattaatcgatttggtatggcctaaagaaccagattgtctattcgcatagagctaggctaagttagcaaAAAAGTCATCTATCTAAACGGATTTCTCtttatctgttctgggggctttttcTTACTCTGTCCATCTTGTCAGGTCACTGTGTCAGTACTAGAAGCAAGACATACTGAAATATTAtgagaatgtttttcttgttgaTCAGGAAGCTTTGAAGTTCATGCACCACAGTAAGAGGAGTAAATTGACATGTACAGACTTTGACAATGCTCTCAGAGCAGAAAATGTTGAGGTAAGTTATTGTtccaatatttcttattttagcaAAGCATGGGTTACATTACACTGTTTCTTACCTATCTGTTTTGTAGCAAAGATGCTACATAAACAAGTAATATTTAGCTGGACTACttgaaatttttatgcccccgaagggaggcatatagtttttgaaccgtctgtcggtctgtcggtccgtccgcaattttcgtgtccggtccatatctttgtcatcgatggatggattttcaaataacttggcatgaatgtgtaccacagtaagacgacgtgcagtgtgcaagacccaggtccgtagctcaaaggtcaaggtcacacttagacgttaaaggatagtgcattgatgggcgtgtccggtccatatctttgtcatcgatggatggattttcaaataacttggcatgaatgtgtaccacagtaagatgacatgcagtacgcaagacccaggtccgtagctcaaaggtcaaggtcagacttagacgttaaaggatagtgcattgaagggcatgtccggtccatatctttgtcatcgatggatggattttcaaataacttggcataaatgtgtaccacagtaagacgacatgtcatgcgcaagacccaggttcgtagctcaaaggtcaaggtcacacttagatgttaaaggatagtgcattgatgggcgtgtccggtccatatctttgtcatcgatggatggattttcaaataacttggcatgaatgtgtaccacagtaagacgacgtgtcacacacaagacccaggtccgtagctcaaaggtcaaggtcacacttagacgttaaagatcatttttcatgatagtgcattgatgggcatgtcaggtccatatctttgtcattcttgCATGGatattaaaataactatgcatgaatgtgtgacacagtaagacgatgtgtcacgcgcaagacccagctccgtaggtcaaaggtcctaaactcttaacatcggccataactattcattcaaagtgccatcgggggcatgtgtcatcctacggagacagctcttgtttaaattatacAGCTTACTTTGTCTCCCTTTCATTAGCATCAGTATCACAGAAGTTTTGCATGTAACTGAgtcaaatgatttcaaacatcaCATAAATTAAGTCTCTTGGGATGACCTCCTTTTACAAagtacataactctagcttttatttaatcaaaattatgaccctttttgtacgccccgacaacaaagttgtaaggggggggggggtatactggtttcaggttgcctgtctgtccgtccaagctcacatttgcatacttatgTGGCTaaaggaacaataggtaactgtactttttctttgatgtcattcattccgtaaggcttttatgtggctatttttctcttacgtggctaaaagaacaatagagagaacaaaagagtagccacataagtatccatatgtaggaatggccgtctgtccgtagacgcaatcttgtgcacaccatctctccttatccccttgacagaatttaatgaaacttcacacaagtgatcagtaccaacagtagttgtgcatggggcatgttaggttctttcagaaaaaaaatttgcagagttatgggactttgtttttttgttactatactatatacatagacacaatcttgtgcgcaccatctctcctcatccccttgacacaatttaatgaaacttcacacaagtgatcagtaacaacagtagttgtgcatggggcatgttaggttctttcagcgacaaaaattgcagagttatgggactttgtttcttgttaacatactatgtatatacagtctgcatatgcaatcttgtgcgtgcctaatctaccaaacccttacacacaatttaatgaaacttcacacaaatgatcagtaccaaccctagttgtgcatgatgcatgttacattcttttagataaatattctgcatagttatgggactttgttttttgttactatactgtatacatacagtctatatacatacagtccacataattatgcagtcttgtgtgcgtcaaattgcaatgtactgtgtcagtgcatgaggggggtacattcatcacctttagtgatagctctagttagctcacctattgtgatcgcttgatgtgtGGGGTCTGTttctctgtcaacatttagcttgtgtatgcgatggaggctgtattttgaGCTCGACTATAGGAAGTAAtaatggagagctatcctacacgACCTGGCAGACAAAGTTGTAACAACGAGTTTGTCCATAACTTTGCGATAATTCTTTACCTTTACGGTTTCTATTTGCCGAGTTACCTTGTGCAAAATCATACGAAAGAGtgacagggaaccaatcagaatgcagaacaagagcaccgccttgcgggtgctgacgctcagttgtcctacccatgattttctaagtccaaaaagggccatatttcttgcaaaaagcaggatggagttatcttTCTTGATGTACTtagtcagcttatgatagtgaataactgttgcaagtttcaaagcaaaagcttgaatagtttaggacctaaacataaaacttaaccaataaatctgatattttctaagtccaaaaggggccataagtcttgcaaaaagcaggacagagttatgtttcttgctgtacagggtcagcttatgatggtgaacaagtgttgcaagttttaaagcaatagctaataggggtgactattgaggccaattttgactattgcaatactattgatattgcttaaaaactattgcgatactattctattgcaggttactattgcaatactattgcaatagttatcggccatcatattttatacagtaaagctaacaactggcattgttacacagtgtaagagacgacactgtttataattgctgttaacacacattgagatgtttgtataactgaaacggacagaaataattctaacattaaatatttcttgccttccttggctttggaacaataagtaaaacaataaacctatgcaaggtatactcaaacgaatcggccattttgttgcgaatgtcaacatgtttaataacccaaagcatcgaaaaagacggaaaattaacggatcgggttaaggtgtaccagcactaaatgaagggccctaccgaacagtttgctgtataatacaagtagccttctttctccatgtccatagtacattttctgatctaaaattaacaggttatttaaatatatttaatcaaagtttctaagaaactaaatttattaattatctcccagacttctcagtcctttatggtagtttaattccgtgagggtaattattgtaatggagacgtaaacattttccgaggcgcaaatgaaatctggctctgtttcttggtttataaattataaattatttctgtatttactaaaatttcaaaactatcgaacctatcgattgttgaaggaactatcggcgattgttattggatcgtgacttttctatcgatgcatgctatcgggacacttagtatcgcaatgcatcgatagttcgatgtatcgttacacccctaataGCTAaatgatagtttaggagaaaagctgacctaaacataaaacttaaccaggcaacgccgacgccgatcaagtgatgacaataactcatcattttttttttcaaaaaaccagatgagctaaaaagagatgttaaatttagacacagtatgaattatgcccccttttacttagaatttaaggttaatttttatgcattttcactgtatctcagttattactaattttatttggttcaaacttgaaatagttgttccacatcatatggcacaagatgCATAacacttgcaccaatattttatgaattatgcccccttcttgTTTAGAATAATACTTACTtcgtgttttgatacacttgatctttatctctcttattttttaatatttttgactaagCCTCAAGCtattatgcaatatcttcatccaccattggagtcattaaaccctccagtgacagctccagctccTCAGATATGtgcagtttcactatccagcatcgaaagaTTCAAAcgcgctgtcttctgtgacagctcttgtttaattgatcttcgtgaaatttggtcagaatgattgccttgattaaatcaagtcaaatttcgaaaatgggtcatctggggtaaaaatatagtcactatgtcaaataaatgaacaaccttgtgtatgcattttTCACccaatcttcatcaaattttatcACAATGTAATTCTGGATGTATATAGGTCCAGTTcaagtatgggtcatctggggtaaaaaaaactaggtcacctggtcaaaaaAAGAATaccatgtgtatgcaataggggctgctttTTACAGCTGgaaattcataaaattaagtcagaatgtatgtctttataaaatataggtcaggttcgaatatgggtgatctgggatcaaaaactatgttgCACattcagatcaaagaaaaacctttttttatgtaatagtgggatgcattttacactggatcttcatgactTTCAATTACACtttttgtctggatgaaatctaggtcaagttcaagtatAGCCCACCTGGGGTAACAAAAAAAGGTCATCCTGTCAAATCACAGAAAGAAACCTGTATgcagtagggactgcattttacactggatcttcatgaaatttgattacaaTGTTTTTCtggatgaagtctaggtcaacttagtatatgggtcatctgggatcaaaagttAGGTCACCCGATCAggtgaaagaaaaaccttgtgtacgcaataaagggttgcattttacactggaaattcataaaatttagtcagaatggttgccttgattaATATAGGTCAAGCTTGATTATTGAtaatctgggttcaaaaactaggttgcaaggaccagttcaagaaaaaacatgttttttgccatagggactgcattttacactggatcttcatgaaatttgatcacaatgtttatCTAAATGAagtaaaggtcaagttcaaatatgggtcatctggggtcaaaaactaggtcacccattcaaatcaaagaagaattttgtgtacgcaatagggctgcattttacactgggaATTCATaagatttagtcagaatggttgccttgatgaagttaggtcaagatcgaataatctggggtaaaaaactagatcactaggtcaaatcaaagtaaagctTTGTTTATGCAATATTGACTGCATTTcacattggatcttcatgaaattttatcacaatgtttttctagACAAAATCTAGGACAAgatcaaatatgggtcatctggggtaaaaaaaaacacacaaaaaaactaggtcacttggttacttcaaagaaaaaccttaggTATGCACTAGTGACTGCATTTTATACTgtttattcatgaaatttgatcagaacatttatcttgatgaaatctaggttgagttcaaATAGGGGTAatcttgggtcagaaactaggtcactccATAAAATCTGAGAAAAACTTAGTGAATGTAATAGAggctacattttaggcaggatgttcatgaaatttacctttacctattatcttttgctcaAAATGTTGCTTTGATGAAATCAAGGACAACTTCAGATATAGGTCATGttaggtcaaaagctaggtcacctagtcaaatcaaagaataaccttgtgtatgtaatggggactgcatttttcactggattttcatgaaatttgatcagaatgtttattttgatgaaatctaggtcaagtttaaatacgGGTCATCTGTTGTCAAGACCTAGGTCACCAAGTaaaactttgtgaatgcaatGAGCGCTTAgcctacattttattttttatgcccaccccccgcacacacacacttTGAAAAGGGAGGGGTAtaatgttttgcagatgtcggtcggtcggaatgtagacctatccgtttccggatgatagctcaagaacgcttgggcctaggatcatgaaagttgatagagaggttggtcatcaccagcagatgacccctattgattttgaggtcagtatgtcaaaggtcaaggtcacagtgaccctgaatagtaaaatggtttctggatgataactcaagaacacttgggcctaggatcatgaaagttgatagggaggttggtaatgaccagcaaatgacccctattgattttgaggtcagtatatttaaggtcaaggtcacagtgaccctgaacagtaaaacagtttccagatgataactcaagaacgtttaggcctagggtcacgaaagttgatagggaggttattcatgaccagcaggtgacacctattgattttgaggtcagtatgtcaaaggtcaaggtcacagtgaccagggacagtaaaatggtttccaggcaataactcaagaacacttgggcataGTGTcgggaaaattgatagttaggttggccatgaccagcagatgacccctattgattttgaggtcattaggtcagaggtcaaggtcacagtgacccagaactgTTAAATGGtttttgatcttcttgtccaaaacaatagggcctagggctttgatatttggtatgtagcaaaatctagtagtcctctactaagattgttcaaattattcccctagggtcaaatatggctccgcccaggaggtcacatggtttacatatacttgtatagggaaaaactttgaaaatcttcttgtccaaagcacAAAGTCTATCgttttggtattttgtaatgtagcatcatttagtggttctctaccaagtttgttcaagttatccctttCAGGTCAactatggccctgcctcagaggtcaaatggttcatttagacttatatagggaaaaacttagaaccttcatgtccataacttacatcatttaaatttggaccacatgtatagttttgagtggcaggatgaaccttgatatgagttgaccttgatcttgacctagtgacctactttcacatttctgtacctacagccttcaaatttggaccacatgcataggtttgtgtactgaaaaaaaactttgaccttgttattgacctactgacctactttcacatttttgaaggtacaggcttcagatttggaccacatgcatagttttttgttccaaaataaaatttgaccttgattttgacctagtgacctactttcacatttctcaagctaaagccttcaaatttggaccacatgcatagttttgtgtaccgaaaccaAACTTGCATGGTTCTCAAcagtcaaaacctaggtcaaatcaaaagactACATACAACTACAGCCACTTGCTCCAGTCTCCGTAAATTGTGTGAGacagtttgttttcataaaataataaacatatttgaCACTGGATGATGTGCAgtataaaactaggtcagatcaaagaagaTGCTTCTTAACACTAAGAGGCCAtgtttttggtccaatcttaatgaaaattggtcacaatgtttgtctccatgaaatcactaggtaaaacatgcttacactgttatggtgtattaccTAGGGCCATAGAAATCTATAGGAAATTTGTTGCACTTTTGCATGTCAGAAAGTTTCTCCTGAAATACTCaaccaaatattttcagattttccaCATGTCTTTTAGCTCCATAAGTCTCATCATGCTCATACGACAAGTTTCAtcattttagcttttattttttcaaaattatttgtctTGTTATAATAgaaattttgcttaaaatttttcataattataagcTTGTTTTTCAGGAATTATTTTATCAGATGTATTTCAGATTTTCCGCTTatggtcacaatagcctaaatagttttccctatatattctatataaaactgacctttttcaaagagctaccaaacatagctagacccatttcagagaacaaatccttacctcattttaaagagttatgataaaactgatataaaatgaagagaaaagtaggggtcatatatcttctaagagagatttctctggtcacattcacttactgtaaactgacatcaaaatcacactgctgtgacctggaagtactactcatactaaaatggagcttgacttcaccaaatacaacctgctctcccatttttcctaccaaaatgtcaacaatacatccacaatgaaatttaaacaaaaaactagcctcaatttagacctctgttgccatgccaagtgaaaaattagtgttcaaatacctggcagtcATTATGcgagaccagatggctcccacgctggttcctttagtttagttaggcctataagaaacactgtttttctgtaatagtctcaatttcatttgtatagtaccagtaacacatctgcatgaaaaataccaagtttcagcttgattaaatcaattttccaggttttatggcattttcagtaacgcgggtccctgcgccaattttccttcaaaactgatatcgcaacataatttttaaccagttcttttagccagagctggtttttgccttatttcataaattttcaccataacttgcaagcaaattacacattaacactttgaaatataccaaatgtcccctctgaaaggtatagatgggcataatttagagtgcaaatttgcatttttttttaaaaatacccccaaaacagtgaaaatgtgattttttgggttttttattaatttttgcagcaaattttcaatgaaatgctcatttttttatcaaaatctgaccaaactagttcatttatatcaatatctggacaaatctcaatttttgcccacattttcttataggtcacaatagcctaaatagttttccctatatattctatataaaactgacctttttcaaagagctaccagacatagctagacccatttcagagaacaaatccttacctcattttaaagagttatgataaaactgatataaaatgaagagaaaagtaggggtcatgtatcttctaagagagatttctctggtcacatttacttactgtaaactgacatcaaaatcacactgctgtgacctggaagtactactcatactaaaatggagcttgacttcaccaaatacaacctgctctcccatttttcctaccaaaatgtcaacaatacatccacaatgaaatttaaacaaaaactagcctcaatttagacctctgttgccatgccaagtgaaaaattagtgttcaaaaatacctggcagccattacgcgagaccagatggctcccacgctggttcctttagtttagttaggccttatCTTTGGATGCTCACATAGCAAGTTAACTATGGCTTAAATTTTAGCAAAAGTAATAAAGTACTATAATGCCCCTTTGAAAAAGTTGCTAAAACTTTGATTAGTAAGTTAGTATTAGATTTAagggcttcaaatagtcgagcatgtTGTCATTAGAGTCTAATGATTAGACGTCAGCGGTAAAATTTGAGTAGAGAAAATTAAGATCTGAAAATTCAAGGGGCTACAATTCAGTGGACCTACTAAACCTATAAAATGAGACAATAATTTgcatatctaaaaataaatacaataatgttAAAGCATTTTTGACAAGCAGAATGACAAAATATTTGGGAAGAGGTCTTACAtacttaaaatcaaatcaaaataaaattcaaatgaaataaaatcaatattttattttcagtaatcATATAAGatttcaaacataaattaaatatatatatatatatagtgcagGCTCTGTATACAATAACTATACAATAATTGATTAATTGTGAAAAAAGTAAATGAGATCCTCTTAAGGGTTGCACTTCATTAAGTTTagacaaaaatttatattttcagttgttttccGGACTTCATCTCCAATATCAGTCATTGATGGACTACATCTCCAGAATTACTTGTTGATTGACTGTATCTCCAAAAATACTCCTTGACTGACTTAAAGTATCTCCAGAATCACACCCTgatttactatctccaaaatcACTCTCGATTGAAATGGGTTCTTTGTTAATTTGGGGACGTAGCCtttacccccaaaattgggagttttgatgcgtaaatgttccTTAGGATAGAGAAAGGATGTGTTtaaagcactttctcatacacttgtttcacattgtacaaacTCTTTAACATACTTCAATTACAatattgtccataatttggtcaatgtgcATTTTTGATGAAATCTTTTTTAGAATGTAGATTTGGAAATTTTGCATTCATTTTGGCAAAAGTACATACATGTTAGCATTGGGAATATGTCCAAATAATTGCTGTTAAAACAGCCGAAAAAAAACACCTTTAGTGACTTCATCTCCAAAATAAGTCCTTGATCGACTAAAATAAATCCAAAATCCACTCCATATGAAATGGACTGAATGATTAGATTCGAGCTTGGTCATTTACCAGTTTAGATATGAGTCTACATATATGGATGATTGCAGCATTGTTTCTTCCCCTCAGACTGAGAGAtaataaataacaatttaaagCATCATTTGTTCTGTCTTCTCCTTCCATACATTGTCCAAGTAGATTTAGGGCTGTTTCCCTGTGTCCAAGGTTTGGTTCCTGGTTAATAGTTCTGATAAGGTTGGAAAGTGCTCTTTGCTTATCATCTTGTTTTCCAAGATAGTAGTAGGTCTTGTATTGTAGGAAGTACAAGTAAGGGAGGGAATCTGCTACTGCAAAGTCCATCCATTTGTGAGCTGGGCCTCTGAAAGAGAGGTCATATTTTGTAGATCTGaacatttcatactttaattCATGTGGAACACAGTGAATTTCGTATGGTAGATACCTGACACAGAATGCTGCAATGTACTGTAAAGCTTCTTCATTATGATTGTTAGATTCTTCAGCAAATTTTGTTGTCACCAGAAACGGTTTGACATAACAATTACAAATAGGCTCAACTTTGTTTAGATCGTATTTTTTCTCAATATCTCTGAGAAGAATTTCTGTTTCTTGGCAATCCCCGGCACAATAAAACATGGATGCTTTTTTAAGTTTGCCAGATGAAACATCTGTGTCCAGACCCATAGAGATCCAGCCTAGAGCATTTGCTGATATTCTGTTGTACTTTTGAATGCTATGTGATGCCAGGACAGATCCCAGTGTTGTATAGAACCATGGTGTAAGAAGGGAGCAAGCCTTTTGGTCCAGTGCTGAACCTTGATTAGAAATACTGTTAAGTTTGAACATATACTTAAGCAATGTCTGTATAGTCGATTCATAACTGCAGTTGCAAATAGAAGAAGTTGATATTCTGTCGCAGTTTTGAGTGATACCTGCCAggacagcttcttttgttgttaAGAATCCTAGTGTGAGAAGAACACAAGCCTTTTGGTCCAGTGCTAAACCTTGATTAGAAATACTGTTAGTATACTTTTGCAATGTCTGTGTAGCCGATTTATACCTGCAGTCGCAAATAGATTCTAGGCAGCTATTTAAACTCATGCCAATGATCTGTGCTATTGCTATTGATGGTTCTGCTAAAGTTATGTGATTGTCACCTAGTTTTGATGGAAAAACAAATCCTAACTTCTGATTAAGCCTTGTACCAAGATCATCACACTCTATTCTCAGTAATGCTGTTACAACACTGCTTATAATACTCTGCAGTTTTTCCAGAATGTCGGGTTTAGATTCATGAACAACATGTCCTGCCATCAGATTGTTTCCAGGTATGATGAAATGTGGACAGTTCTCATTCAAAACGCAGTTGTAGAGGATTAACAAGCTCCTTAAGAGACATGGAATTAAGTTACTTTTACTCCAGAAATTAGGATGTGTACTTGCAATTGAATGGAATAGGACTGTTTTACACATGTAACTTGTAATGGCATCTTCGTAATATGGCTTGATGTAAGTTTTTATCAACATCTTCATCAACACATAACACCTAATCTGTGTGATATTGAGACTGAACATTAGGTGTCTTTCTGCTAAAGATGttgatattctccattcaagCTCTTCATATTTACTGCCCTTACGGCCAACggcaacaacaaaacaacttgtaTTGCCACAATCCCTCCTCATATCATCCGAAGGCCACTGACCTACGCCTTGCTGGTCTAACCATTGTCTAGCTTCTAGAGGCCA encodes:
- the LOC128554452 gene encoding uncharacterized protein LOC128554452; the protein is MSQAPDFTQTVSLRLSEVLADIGVNVRLVKKKRGAWLLAESIHTASKQLDDIDIGTRYYFGSRSEGTTTPGLQSDTDRVHCINQIKVINSSEMERGNLSYLMIEDESVSPGYCLLEEPTSGDPSPIRVLDKFHYIETSGRILLKKTIAYAIPATARAEAERCDERAYQVFRHGPAAVLTVPILGMSQDDVLALKCKSWPLEARQWLDQQGVGQWPSDDMRRDCGNTSCFVVAVGRKGSKYEELEWRISTSLAERHLMFSLNITQIRCYVLMKMLIKTYIKPYYEDAITSYMCKTVLFHSIASTHPNFWSKSNLIPCLLRSLLILYNCVLNENCPHFIIPGNNLMAGHVVHESKPDILEKLQSIISSVVTALLRIECDDLGTRLNQKLGFVFPSKLGDNHITLAEPSIAIAQIIGMSLNSCLESICDCRYKSATQTLQKYTNSISNQGLALDQKACVLLTLGFLTTKEAVLAGITQNCDRISTSSICNCSYESTIQTLLKYMFKLNSISNQGSALDQKACSLLTPWFYTTLGSVLASHSIQKYNRISANALGWISMGLDTDVSSGKLKKASMFYCAGDCQETEILLRDIEKKYDLNKVEPICNCYVKPFLVTTKFAEESNNHNEEALQYIAAFCVRYLPYEIHCVPHELKYEMFRSTKYDLSFRGPAHKWMDFAVADSLPYLYFLQYKTYYYLGKQDDKQRALSNLIRTINQEPNLGHRETALNLLGQCMEGEDRTNDALNCYLLSLSLRGRNNAAIIHICRLISKLVNDQARI